The Zea mays cultivar B73 chromosome 7, Zm-B73-REFERENCE-NAM-5.0, whole genome shotgun sequence DNA segment taactgaatttctttcttggtttgtgttgaaccttagacTACCTCCAACAGGGACCTGTAAATGGTCCTGTCCTCTAAAATATAGAGGACGCATGCACCTTTTTGTCTCCAACAAGAGACTGTAAAGGatcctctaaattttagagcACGACATGCATCCGCTAGAAATGGAGGACGTACGGTTCTACTCTATACACTGTGCTTATTTATTGTGTTTGCTCGTTCACGTGCACATGACTGGTAAAAATCAATATAGAATGTGAAATATGGTACACTGTTGATATAGAGAATGAAATTTAGAGGACATTGCTGGAGATGGAGAAAATATAGAGAACAAATTTTTTAGAGAgtgctgtaaaggacagagaatattcttttagggatgaaatttaggggacgttgctgaAGACAGTCTTATGCACCTAtgataaatgatatctagacaaactagttatggTCCATTTTTCTTTCAGCAAGAGATGTTAGGGTCATCATCCAATATTTCAGGCAGCATAAATGCCCTCGTGGGTAAGTTTCTTTTTTTCTAGATTGGCTTCCTAAAATTTTGGGGATTAGTTTGTTAAGTTACGTCCTAGATTAGATACAGATAGATTGGTTTGTTAAGTTAGAATCCTAGATGGATATGTGTAAGTTGTATAGGACCTATATAAAAGCCTTTATAGTATCTTCAACAAGATGACTCAAAATAAATCAAAATTCTATATTATTTGAAGTGTTTAGGGCACTAAAAATAAATTGTGTTACAACAATTATATCCTAAATCATGTGTTTTAGGACGTAAATTATAAAGTATATTATTATAAAAGAAAATGTTGAAAATGGTATAGAAAACAAGGATATGGCACTAGATTGGGGTATAGTATATTTAAGTCACTTCATGCGGCTCACTTCGGATTAAAGCCGGCTGTGTTGGGCTACTGCAGCTATAATTCATAGAGACAAAAACAATGTAGAAGCAATAGAAGCTGGTACAGATTAATGTACAGATTAAAGTCAGCGAACAAGTTATAGTGTCATATACTTTTTAacaaaaaatataaaatagaGCATTGTTGAAGCTATTTTTATGAGTTAAGCCTTATATTTTAAAATAGAGCACTAATTTAAGTCATTGTTAGGATGCTCTTAGATCATaaataaagaacagtaccacgtcTCTCTCTGGTCCCTGCCTTTCTCCTTCGGCCCTAACTCTAAGGCTGTGCGCAGCGGTAAACGCTAGCcatccccctccccttgcatgccggctgtagggggcaccccacggccgcagcggtgccccctacagcgccccctacgcgtcggcccccttctctctctcagaTCTAGCGTATAACTGTTCATCGCCCTAAACACTGTgatgtgggtccacgagtaattgttagtagataaaaaatgatAGTTGATataaaaaatgatattttatagttgtagtggggtatagggagagtatttagggggaaccgctgcgagAGATGAAAAAATAAGGAGAAAAATAGAGAGGAAAATGATATAGAGGGAAAAATTTAGGAGTAACTATTGCGGATAGCCTAAGACTCTTCGCACGGTTCCGCGACTGCTCCCCCTCCCCTGGGCAACATGCAGCACCATACGACCAGAACGACCGCTCCTGCAAGGCCCCCCAGCCGGCGCCGGTGGAAGCGAGCAGGACTCTGCCACATTGAGCACCAGCAGTCTAGCACTGCGCCCCTTGTCTGGAATTGGCTAGTATTTAATAGTTaaagaaaaaaataataatagaTGATGAATAAGGTTGAATAATAATATTTTACTAGGTAGGTGTCTGTCCGTTGCGACGGCACATAAATTGTTGAGGGAGATCTACGGCTACTCGTCTAGGTCGATGACAGACTATCATTGTTGCTAGGCACCATCATCCGGATAAGGATAAAAGTATCCAGGATATGAATGAGCGTGAAGTACTACACAAAACCGAACAGGTGCTTGGTGGCTCTCGTCTTGCGAAACACAATGGAGATCCTCTTGCATGGATGACAAAGATAACATTAAAAAAACTACAAGATTGATTAAGCTAAAGTAAATGCTTAACATCCAAAAACAGGTATTGTAGTGTGGTGCACTTTAACACGCAAACGCTCCCACTGCTCACCTCCGCCTGCAGTTCATAACACCGCATGCAAATTCATCCCCTATCAAAGAACATGCTGAAGTAAAAAAGTACCGTATGATTCATCATCATTGACTGATCAGTTTCATAACTACAGTGAAATTGTAGGCTCACGCCACACCATCTGCGATAGCATTATCGCTTGTGATAGCATCATCGCTTGGTCATTCACATAAGTGGAAATTGAAATTGTGAGAGCAATAAAAAAATAGAAGTGAGCAGCCAAccatttcattgaaggcttcattTTACCAACAAAATAGTGGTATGAACAGCTCGAAAACTAATTCAGAAACCTAAAATCTTGAACCACATAGTATTTCATACTTATCTTCTACAAGATTGTAATACCATGAACACCACCAGGAGCGGGCAGATACTTTGGCTGGATTCCGGCAACCGCTTCAATACCTATCGACGTAATTCGATCGTACGTCCCGGTGCCAGTAACCTTGGCAAGGTCCACCATGTGATGCTTAGCCAGCTTCTTAACGTGCGGGTTGTTAATTCCCTTCCTCCTAGATGTACCTGCTCTTCGATTAAACCATTAGCGACATGCGTTACTGATTTTTTTCAGAAGAATTGCCTATATGCAAAAGGGAACAAAAACTCAAATCATTAAATATCTGAACAAATAAATTACTTGCACAGGTCGAAAAAACAATTGAGTTTTGACAGACGACTTACGGACTTACAGTGGGTATGGGTTGTGAACGAAAAaacgaagaagaaagacatgactCCTCAGGGGGCCATATATAAGTTAGTTGACGACGTTGCACTTCTTCCTGACCTCGCCCTGGCCGCCGGTGAGCACGCTGACGGCGCCCATCTTGATCATGGACGCGGCGAAGTCGGCGAAGAACTCGTCCCTGTGGGCACCCGTGGCGTGGCGGAGCACGTAGGCGCGGGTGGAAGGGTCGGCGAGCAGCTGGGCGTCGGAGTGGAAGAGGCCCCTGCGCTTGGCCACGTTGGCGTAGTAGCCCAGGTCGAAGGTCCGGAAGCTGCCGGGGTCCATCTCCACCAGCGTGgtgttgtcgtccaggctggcgcACTTGGCGCGGAGGCGCGCCATGTACGCCCGGTCCAGCTCCGGGTCGGTGTCGCGGGCGTCGTCCAGGCCCGTGAAGTTGTAGAGGCGGTCCGAGAAGGAGAAGCAGTGCGACGACGTGCCGATGGTGTGGCCGGCCGACAGCACCGCCAGGTCCCTGGTGTCCAGGCCCTTGGCGCCGAACAGCTGGGCCAGCTCCGTGAAGTTGCCCGTGGGCGGCAGCAGCTGGTCGGTCTCGTTGGAGATGGACACCCTGCCGTCCCGCCGCCCCAGCGGGACTGCCCAGAACGGGCCCTTGCTCTGAGCGAGTGAGAACAAACAGCTAGCCAGTAAGAAGAGATTCTCATAATAACGTACGTACGTGTACGTATATGCATGCTTTGGTGCGTGTGTACGTAGTACGTACGTACCGGCCACACTGCGTCCCTGGCCATGAGAGCCAGCACGTCGGCGCAGGAGACGGTGTCAGGGCACGCCTTCTCCACCGCGGTCTTGACCCTCTCGATGAAGCCGAAGCCGCGCAGCGTCAGGTTCGGCTTCGCGTCCTTCTCCGCGGTGTTGTTCGCCGTGGAGTCGAGGAGCACCGAGCCGTCGCACCCCTGCACACGTACGGACACGGATCGGCGAGCAACGCAGGAAACGTACGGCGGGCCGGGTTAGCTAGCTAGCAATGCAAGCCTACAAGAAAGTGCATCGAAGCCGCTACAGTACAAACGCAACCCGTACCCTGACGAAGCAGTCGTGGAAGTGCATCCTGAGGAGCGGCCCGGCGAGGCTGGGCGCGACGGAGAGCGCGCGCACCATCTCCTTCCGCACGACGTCCTCCACGCTGGGGCCCACGCACCTTCGGCCTTCAAGGCCCCGCCCACTTGGTGCGCACTTGGTTGAATACAATGATACAAAGCTAGGTGCCTTCCACTGTTCCGAGTTGTCTGACCCAGAATCGTTTGGAAATATCAGCCGATCAATTCAGTACTCACAGCTGACAGCTGCATCAGGCCTCGTTTTGTTCCCGTCGGAACGAGTACCAGAAATGGCCCTTTTAGGTCTAACTGTCTAGCCAGGCTAACCAAAATGGATCTAATTCCTAAACAATATGTCAATATACATTCACATCCAAGTAGCCTAGCAGACGAGTTGCACTGTAAACATCAGGCTCCAGTGTTCTAGAACTTAAATGCGGTAGCGTTTGGATGTCCATGTATCTTTAAATCCATGTGTCATGAaatagtttagcctatatctaacACCAAACTATTTCAACACATCTGGAGTGAGAGGAATATATGACCATAGCCATCCAAACAAGCCACGCATGTGTGCATCTTCATAGCAGGAACAAAGGGGAAAGTAATGCTTCGGAAATCTCCTAACAACAGTAATGAGTCAGAAGCACGCAGAACGGTAGAAACAGTTTCTGCCTCTAGCGATGATGCCAATCACCTGACAACAGTAATGAGTGTAACTGCTAGCCTCTTCAGGAATGAGAATAAAGAAATTCCTTGTATATGGCAGATGGTGGTTCGTGTGCCTACTCCGTGGCAATCAGAAACGGAAGTCCCCTGAAAGGAGTAAAGACACTTCGATCAATTTCAAGCACCGGAGGTTGTCAACCAGTAAAACAAAATCCACTTAAGTCCTGACAAGTCGAATTTGGAACAAAGGACAATTACTTACCAGCCACCTCTTCTAGAGAAGTAATCACTATCCAAGGAAATGGCGAGAGCAAGAGCCACTGCCCTTTCAGGCAAAGTCAGCTGGCGAACAACATGCAATTCTTTGGTCTGGAGCTTTTGTGAGACATTAACTAACTGGGAAAAGTGGGCACCCACATACCCAGATATAATAAACGGTAAGTGAGCAAACTTGTCGCTTTGTACATCATCACCAAACCAGATAGCATACTGGCCAGCATCTGTGAAGAGCTACAGTAATTGTAAGAACAATATGGTGTACAGTTGatggaaaaaaaaagaaaagtccAACAAGACGCAGGTTGTAACACAATTAAATCAGATGCACCAGACTGCAACATGGATCTGTTGTGACTTGTGAGATAGAACCATCATAGCTGTGTCATCAGGCAATGGCAAAGCCCAGTACTGTATAAAAGGCTACACAGAAAAAAATCTAAAGAAAGCAAAACCATCACAACAATTTAGATAGACAGTTCTTAATGATCTAAGTGTAAATCATTAATCTGTATGTCATCGGAAACATTGTTTGCTGTCAAACATGCAATTAGTTCATAAGGTCATGGATGGACATGGATGTCCATCGGGTataacaaaagggtatgctttgaTCATTATATGATGAAAAGGATATTACCTCAAAGCCGGTGCCCCTCCAATTACGATCAATCTGAGCCAACAGTTTGTCATCTTCATCCACCAGGCTAAAGGTCCAGTTCCAGAATCCTTTATTCTCAACAACTGCAAATTGCCTATTCCTGAAATATTATGAGATTATTTCAAGCAGTATAGTAAGACAGGAACTACTCAGCGAACTGGGAGAATTGAACTTAATCAACAAGATAAGGGAAATATATCAGAATACCATATATTACCCTAAGTACAGGTCATAGATTCTCCGCCAAAGGTGCCAACGCATGTGGGCTATGCCTATCTCCTGATGAAACCCAAACAACAAAGCTTTATCAGCACTTACCCATAAGAGTCATATGCAGATGATAGTCCTACCCTAGTTAGAGCAATCTAATGAAGAATATCTACATACCTTACCATCCACTTCTACATAAATTGAGCTGTTGATCCACCAAAATGGCAGCTACGCGTAGAAGTACTACATGTGCTTCACGCGCAAGTTCCGAGATTGTAAAGGTTAGAGATGCAACCTTGACACCCTTATATATGAGGTCCTTCTCCCAGAGCTTTGCAAACACCCACCAGACACTCTCCATGAAGTTGAGGTGACCTCGAACTCGCCGCGCCTGAGCTCCGCTCCAAGCTCGTACCGCTCCGCGATGTCCCGCCCCGTGGGCTCCCGCAGCACCACCAGCCTCGGCGCGCTAGCCGGCGCCGAGTCGTTGTACTCGAGCGAGAAGGGGTTcggcttcttgcccttcttctgctTCAGCTCCTTGGGCTTCTTGCCGCCACCGGCGTCGGTGGCTCCGTTCGTTTAATACGCAGCAGTTGCCCATCCCCAGCCGCCGTGGAGATCCGGCAGccccggagaaggcgaatcgatgAACCTCATGTACTGCGGAGATCTGTGGGGGGAGAAGGACGTGGCTAGGGGGAGGCGGGGCTGCCGCTTACCTGAAATTCGTGACGCACACGGATCGAATGCCAGCATCTGCAGCTGCCCTACACGCGACGGGTACAACATCTGAAACCTGCCAGCGTTAGCTCAAATGGGTTCAGTTAAGCTCTACTTGGTGTGCAGAGATGTTCAGACAGAAGAGTGACAACAGGAACCGGTAACGATCAGTGATCATAGTATTGGTACCACAAGGTCGGCCTTGATGGAGTTGAGCCACTCTGCCTCGGTCTTGAGGATGGACTCCCGGGGCACCACGGTCGTCTGGTGGTACTGCACTCCGCGCACCAGTATTAAGAACTCAGAGAAACGAAGGGGGGCGATCGAGTTGTGTGTGCAAACTACAGAGCAGAGCCCAAAAGAACAAACCTTCTCGAGCGAGGCGGTCCACGGTGAGGGCGTCGGCCTGGACGGCGCCGCAGTCGAGCAGGACCTTGCGGATGTGGAGGCTAGGGGAGGCGATCTCGGTGGTGAAGACGAACTCGGGCGCGGCGGTGACCACGTGCACGTCGTGCCCCGCGGCGACCAGGTGCCTCACCACCTGGAGACGATGGAGTCAGGAAACGGTACGCGCCGGCACCAGGCAGGCAAGCCACAAGCGGGCGGAGGGAGCGGCGGCGGACCTCGATGGCGCGGGTGGCGTGCCCGAAGCCATGGCCGGTGATGTAGTAGGCGAACACCAGGTGCTGCGGCGACGCGGtcacctcgccgccgccgtctacGTCCCCGTCCTGAACCCTAATCCCCAGGTCGCGGCATGTGCGGGTTTAGGTAGGTCTTGCTCGGGGCCACGACGGACGAATTGCGGCCGAGGAGTAGAAAATCAAAGGCTTGCTCGGGATTGCTCGGGGACGCGGCGGGGTTTGCTCGGGGGCGGCTGCGGGGTTCCACGGCTGGGCGTGCGGCATGCAGCGGGCGGTTCGCGGCTGTTGCGACGTTTGCGGCGAGATTCGCGGAGGGATTTGCGGGCTTGAGGATCGCGGCAGTCGGTGGTTTGCGGACGGGCGGGCATCACAGCGAGGCGGGCGAGCGGTTTGCAGCTGGGTTTTCAGCGGACATGGCTCTCGCGGTGGTTTGCGGAGGCGAGGTTTCCGAAGGTCGGGCGGGGGCGGTCTACATTAAgggcttaatagttagtagagatagtCGTAGTGACGTATAGGAAGAGAATTTAGAGAGAACCACGACTAGAGATAGAAAAAAGTAGAGGATGAAATATTGATAATGTGACGCAAAAAAGTGATACAGGAGCAGAAATATAGAGAAAACCATTGCTGGTAGCCTAAGACCACGGCGACAAAGCGTCCCCCGTCCTCCCACCCCCGTGCAATATACCAGGAACGCTAGCTCCAACACAGTACAACACAAATATGTAACAAAGGAATGTCCAATTTTTAAGCAAATAAGAGCTTGACACACACAGGTGACATACTGACATGTGCAACAAATAAAAATGAATCAACCAAATGCAAATATAGTTTCCTCGAGCCATGCATCCCCTAATGAAAGGCTCTTCTTGCTTAGATGTGTGGAGGTTACTTGCGTATGTGTTTGCCATATCTCCAATTCTCCATGAGTATACCTTTAGCAAACCATGGCTTCCGTTGATTTCCGCAAGGGTTGGTCCGACTTCACATACCAAAGTTTGCTATACTTGCAGTACAGTTGGCTAAGAGCTTGGAAAGTTAGGGATCACAACACCATTATTCGTGCTTACTTGAGAATGACTTGCCTCCGCCATTCTAAGGCTTTGCCTTAAGCAAGATGGAAGAGTAGGGAGCAATCCTGTACCCTGAACCTGTGAATGGCACCCCTTCTGGGACAATATCCTTTGGTGATTCCAGGTTGGTATCCACCTGTGGAGGCGATATAGAAATTGTAAGGTAACTGAAGGGAAGTTAAGATAGAAGCAGCACAAAAGCTAGCCAGACACAAGTAACGAATACAACAAAATTGCTGTAGACAATGCTATTACAATTTACAGGACGATACCTGGCACTTGAACATCCTAGGACTAAACAGCAAATTACTCGGTATAAACATGTTAGCAGAATCAGACAGTATCCATACCACACGACTCCAAGATttatggtgtggtggtgggggaatTACAGCATCCACAAAATACTCATGAGCATTGAATGCCAAATAGATGTCTCCACCAGAACTGTGATCATGTATCCTGCACCAGAATCATGAAGAAGCAGATAAGTGTCAAAGATTCAGTAAAAATACATAAGAAATATCATCATGTATACAGAACGTAGCACTTCCGCTAAGGTAACTTCCTTACGTAAATGCCAAAAATTTGCTGTCCTGGTTCTCCCAACGATTTTCATGCCAAGTGACATCATTCTACCAACAACAAAGATCTCAGTAATATAATCGTTTAAGCGGAAAAAAAATAAACCAAGAATTTCATACAGTAAAATATGGCTAATACTTAGTACTGGTCACATGGCAAAAGATGGCAATTGTAAGAATAACACTTACGGACACACTAACTCTGAACTTACTTTGTTGAGAAACCTGTCTCGTCTCAATATAGGATGGTTATGCCGAAACTTGATCATCTCTGAGAAAAACCTGAAATGGCCATCCTTCCTTTCTTCCAACTGCATACATGTTAATTAAAGAGGACATTAGCATTTAAGGCTGTTACATGCATAACTAAAAAAAATTACTAACAGAAAATTAACACATGCAACCTGGCCCCACTGAAAATTATTTATGTGAGTATCATGTCCATAGCTATTGTTGTTTCCATAACGTGTGTGACCATATTCATCTCCCATCAGCATCATTGGAGTACCCTATTGTATATAATGTAACTCATAAGTTATACTCAGTTACACGTAAAAGGTAACTATGGTCGATAATATAAACCTGGGAAATCATTAATGCCACATGGAAGTTCTTCATTTGCCTTGAACGAAGACTTAGCACATTCAAATCATTTGTTTCTCCTGTAATATGGCAAGAGCACAAATTTTAATAGCACTAAATATGCAA contains these protein-coding regions:
- the LOC103632885 gene encoding peroxidase 1, coding for MVRALSVAPSLAGPLLRMHFHDCFVRGCDGSVLLDSTANNTAEKDAKPNLTLRGFGFIERVKTAVEKACPDTVSCADVLALMARDAVWPSKGPFWAVPLGRRDGRVSISNETDQLLPPTGNFTELAQLFGAKGLDTRDLAVLSAGHTIGTSSHCFSFSDRLYNFTGLDDARDTDPELDRAYMARLRAKCASLDDNTTLVEMDPGSFRTFDLGYYANVAKRRGLFHSDAQLLADPSTRAYVLRHATGAHRDEFFADFAASMIKMGAVSVLTGGQGEVRKKCNVVN